The DNA sequence AGCACCACCTCGCCCGGCTGACGTTCTGGTCGATCAACCGCGACCGGGCCTGCGGGACCGGCAGCGACGCCGACTCGTGCAGCGGCGTCTCCCAGCAGCCCTACGCCTTCACGAAGATCCTCGTCCAGTACACGGGCTGAGCCCCCGCGCCGTGGTGCGCCGACGCGTGGTCGGCGCACCACGGCCGTGCTCACATGGGCGCGAGGTAGCCGATGTACCGGTGCATGCCATTCGCCTCGATGATCCATCTCTGGCGTACGCGCAGCGGCTCCTCCAGCCTGGCGATCAGGCGCCCGGCCTCGTCATGGGCGACCGCGCCCGAGCCAACGGACTCCGCCATGATCTTCACCGGGTCGATCCGGCATCGATGCGCTCCCTGCGGCGCGATCGTCACCCGCCGCAGCTCGTGGTCATCCGGCACGCCCAGGACCTCGACGGTCAGCGTCGCGTCCGTTCGGTTGTCGATGAGGATGGACACCTCCTCCGAGCTCGGGCGGCGCGTCAGCCACAGAACGAGCCCCGACCCGAGCACCAACCACAGCAGAGGCGACAGTGCGAACGCCATCCGCTCGCCGAGCGAGGCATGGATGCCCCCAAGTGCCACGCCGAGGGCGAATTTCGCCGAGAGGGCGAACAGGATCCAGGCCACATAGGGCACGCCGGACAGGAGCTTCTGCAACATGAACCTGCGCAGGTCGCTTCGCGTCGGCCGGCTGCCCATCCGCACACCCCATCCGCTGGTCGCCGCGCCTACTGTAGGCGCGACCGGCAACCAGGCGGGCCTCTCCGAGCCGCCGTGACCGCAGGGCCGGACGGTCAGGGCGTCTCGTTGCGCAGCACGTAGCGCAGGAAGCCGCTGTGCGGCGTGTAGCTGTCGTACAGGGCGCGGGCGCGGTGGTTGTCCTCCTTGGTCTGCCAGTACAGCGTGGCCCAGCCGTTGGCCTCGACCTCGGCCCGCAGCGCATTGATGAGCAGCCGGCCGACGCCCCCCGACCGGGCGGCCGGATCGACGAACAGGTCCTGCAGGTAGCAGACGGGCGTCAGCATGGACGTGCTCTCGTGGATCAGGTAGTTCGCGATGCCCACGACGCCCTGCTTCGGATCCTCGGCCACGACGGCGTGGACCGGCGCGGCCGGGTCGAGGATGCGCGCCCAGGTGTGCCGCGTGACCGCCTCCACCGGCTCACGCTCGTAGAACCGCGTGTACGCGTCCCACAACTCCCGCCATCGCGGCTCGTCCGCCGCCACCACCGCCCGAATCCTGATCATGCCCCGAGCCTAACCACGACCTGATCGAGCCGCCGTCACCAGTCCGCAGTGATCGCTGTCCAGGGTCACTTTCGGCACGCCAGGTGAACGCCAAGACCGCCAACGGCGATCTTGGGGGTGACGGCAGTCGGTGATCGTCGGCTGCGGCCGGGTTGCGAGCTGAGTGAGGAGTGGGTGCCACTTCGTGGCTGGAGACCGCTGATCTTCGGATGCGGTCCCGGCGGCGAACGCCGTTTCGGGGCGGAATGCGGGGCTACGGGTGAGGCGCGCGTAGTGGAATGGCCTGAAGTCGCGATCTTCGGGGCGGACGCTGTCCATGATCTGTGTCGGCGGTCAGAATCCGTGCTGGCAGGTGAGGTTGTGACCGGAATCAGCGATCACGCCGCCGCCAGGCTGGCCCGGCCCGGGGTGGGCGGGGCGGGGCGGGGCGGGCATGCCGTCAGGTGGCGCTGGTGCGGGTGGGGTCGTAGGCGTCGTCGAGGGTGCCGAAGAGGCGGTCCCAGATGGTGGTGTAGAAGCCCAGGTTGCGGGCCGGGTTGAGGTGGTGCATGGCGTGCATGGTCGGGGTCGCGACGATCGCGAACAGGCGCGAGCGCCGCCAGCGCAGCGGCAGCGGCTCGACGCCGAGGTGGCCGAAGATCCCGAAGACCAGATTGATCACGGTATAGCCCACCAGCGCCCACACGCTCAGCGGCACGACCGACAGCATCAACAGCCACAGCGCCCCGAACCCGATCACCTCGCCCGGATGCAGCGCGAACAGCGTGATCGGCCGCGCGTCCACGAACCGGTGGTGCATCCGGTGCCCCAGCGGGTACAGCCACCGCACGTGGGCCAGGGCGTGGCCGAGGTACGAGGCGAAGTCCATGGCGAGCACCAGGACCAGCAGGTCCACCACGATGCGCCAGCCGGCGTCGAGGTCGAACCGGATCACGCCGAGGGTCCACAGCTTCCAGCCGACCACGGTGATCGCCGTGTTGAGCACCACCGAACCGGCCGCCAGCCACCATTGCAGGGGCTCGGCCCGGCCGGGGTCGGGCAGCAGCCGCACCACGGTCTTGAGCCGCAGCACCGCCGTGCCGAGCGCCACGCCGACCACGAGGATCAGCGTGTTCTCGGCCAGACAGATCAGGACGGCGGCCCACAACGGCAGGTCTGCGACGTACGCGGCGAGCTCGTGCATGCCAGGAGGATAGGGCGCGGAGCAAGACCGGGGCATCCCGCGAACACTGGGAAGTTCGCGGGACGCCCCGGAGCTCTGGAGCCGGTGCCGCCTCCACCTCATACAGCGGCACGGCACCGGCTGGTGTCACTGCCGGGCGGCTACGGGATCGCCGCCGTGGCGGCGGGGACGTTATAGCCGCGTACCCGCAGCCAGGGGGCCTGGCCGCCGAGGTCGGACGTCTGGTAGACCGCCGTGATCGTGGTCGACTCGCCCGGCCACAGCGTCACGTAACCGTCGGTGTAGGTCACCGGCAGCACCTCGGTGCCGCCGCTGCCCGCGGTGACCTCGGGCCGGACGAAGAACGCCAGCGTGGAGCCGGTGTTGGTCAGCGTGATCGTGACCGTCTCCTGCCCGCCCGCGACGCTGCGCGACACCGCCCTGGTCACGCCGGTGTTGGACGGCAGCGCGTTCAGTCCGGTGAGGTTGGCGAACGTCTTGGTCGTGGTCGAGTACCAGTTGCTCTTGTTGCCCAGCGCGTCGGCGGTGGTCGAGTACCAGTACACGTTGTTGCTGACCAGCGCCCCGCCGCTGTCGCGCAGCTGGAGCCGGATCAGGTAGGTCGTGCTGAGCCCGGTGACCGCCGGGATCGTGAGCACGGACGCCGACGCGTTGGCGGCGGAGTTCACCGCGACCGTGGTCGTGTACTTCTGCGCCAGGTCGGGCAGGTTGTACAGGGTCGCCGTGGCGGTCAGGCCGGTGCGGGCGGTCAGCGTCGAGTTGACCACGTACACGTTGCGGGTGGCGTAGTCGTAGGCGACGTGCACCGGTTCGGTGGCCTTCTTGGTGCCGAAGAAGCCGCCGCCGGGCTTGAGGAAGTAGTCGTACAGGTTCCAGTGCACGGCCGGCCAGGCGTTGTTGAGCATCCAGAAGATGGTGCCGAACGACTGGGTGTGCTGCCGGGCGCTCCAGGCCTCGAAGAACGCCCGGGTGTTCTCGTAGTTCTGCACCTCCGACTTCTTCGAGTAGTCGGCGGCGCCGGTCGCGGTGCCGTACCGGCGGTTGAGGCCGTTGCTGTACATGCTGATGTTGTCGAAGACGCTGCCCGCGCGCCCGGCGTGGAAGTTGAACGCGGTGCCGATCGGCCACTGGTCGGCCGGGGCGAGGAACTTCTGCAGGCTCTCCAGCGGCGGCGGCGCCTCCGTGCCCTCCTCCC is a window from the Catellatospora sp. TT07R-123 genome containing:
- a CDS encoding sterol desaturase family protein; this encodes MHELAAYVADLPLWAAVLICLAENTLILVVGVALGTAVLRLKTVVRLLPDPGRAEPLQWWLAAGSVVLNTAITVVGWKLWTLGVIRFDLDAGWRIVVDLLVLVLAMDFASYLGHALAHVRWLYPLGHRMHHRFVDARPITLFALHPGEVIGFGALWLLMLSVVPLSVWALVGYTVINLVFGIFGHLGVEPLPLRWRRSRLFAIVATPTMHAMHHLNPARNLGFYTTIWDRLFGTLDDAYDPTRTSAT
- a CDS encoding GNAT family N-acetyltransferase; amino-acid sequence: MIRIRAVVAADEPRWRELWDAYTRFYEREPVEAVTRHTWARILDPAAPVHAVVAEDPKQGVVGIANYLIHESTSMLTPVCYLQDLFVDPAARSGGVGRLLINALRAEVEANGWATLYWQTKEDNHRARALYDSYTPHSGFLRYVLRNETP